Part of the Nicotiana sylvestris chromosome 2, ASM39365v2, whole genome shotgun sequence genome, ctaaatcaccttaaccttctccaaagcatcttgtaccaagtctgtgcccaataatctggcctcaccatgctcaaaccaacccactggggacctataccgcctaccatataaggcctcatacagtgccatctgaagactggactgatagctgttgttgtaagctaactccgccaatggcaagacctgatcccaagaccctccgaatcaatcacacacgcacagagcatatccttaagaatctaaatagtgcgctcggactgtccgtccgtttgagtGTGAAATactatactcaactccacctaaGTACCCAAATCATgctaaacggccctccagaaccgtgatgtgaactgagtacctctatataAAAtggtggaaactggaataccatgcagacgaacaatctcccaaatataaatCTCCACTAGACGCTccgaaaaataggtagtacacacaagaatgaagtgagaggacttgatcagccgatccataatcacccaaataacatcgaacttcctcaaagttcgtgggagaccaactacgaagtccatggtgatccgctcccacttccactctagaatctctatctgctgaagcaacccacccggtctctaatgctcatacttcacatgctgacagttgagacaccgagctataaattcaactatatctttcttcatctgcctccaccaatagtgttgcctcaaatcctggtacatcttcgcggcacccagatgaatggaataccgcgaactatgggcctcctccagagtcaactcccgaagcccatcaacattgggtacataaatccgaccctacatccttaataccccatcatcaccaatagtcatatctctggaatcaccgtgttgaaccttgtccttgaggacaagcaaataagggtcatcacactgatgctccctgatacgatcaaataaggaagaccaagaaaccatgcaagctagaacccgactgggctccgaaagatccaatctcacaaactggctggctaaggcctaaacatccatcgccataggcctctccgatgttgTTAaataaactccccaaactctcttccCGGCAtctcaaggcatcggctaccatattggccttgcccgggtgatacaaaatagtgatatcatagtccttcaacaactctaaccatctcctctggcgcaaatttagatccttttgcttaaacaggtgctgcaagctccgatgattagtataaatctcacaagtaacaccgtacaaataatgacgctagatcttcagggcgtgaacaatggcagctagctcgagatcatggacagggtagttcttttcatgcaccttcaactgtctggatgcgtaggcaatcaccctaccatcctgcatcaaaaccgctccaaggccaatcctcgaggcatcacaatagaccatataagaccccgaacctgtaggcaatatcaacaTTGGGGCTATAGTCAAGGCTGTTTTGAGCtcctgaaagctcgcctcacactcttccatccactggaacggagcacccttctgggttagtctggtcataggggctacaatcgatgaaaacccctcaacaaaacgacgATAATAACCCGCTAATCCAAGGAAAGTACAAatttctatagctgaggatggtttggtccaactctgcacggcctttaCTTTTTTTAGATCCACCTGAATAttctcactcgataccacgtggcctaagaatgccacggaatccaaccaaaactcacgtttcgagaacttagcatataacttcttttctctcaaggtctgaagcattgtcctcaagtgctgctcatgatcttcccgactccggaaatacaccagaatatcatcaataaagacaatgacaaatgagtcaagatacggtcagaacacactatgcatcaaatgtataaaggttgttggggcattggtcagcccaaatgacataacaatgaactcgtaatgaccataccgagtcctaaaagcagtctttgggatatctggcttaCAAATCTTAAACTGACCTGAGCgcaagtcgatcttagaaaacacccctgcgccctgaagctggtcaaacagatcatcaatacgaggcaaagaataacggttcttcactgtaaccttgttcaactggcgataatcaatacacatacgcatagaaccatcctttttcttcataaacaagacaggagcaccccaaggtgatacaatgggccgaataaaacccttatcaagcaattcctgtaactgatccttcaactccttcaacctAGGAAGAGCCATAcggtacggaggaatagaaatgggctgagtgcccgacaacaaatcaatgccaaaatcattatctctatcaggcggcatgcccgtaAGATCAACTgtaaacacatcgggaaaatcccatactactgggactgaatcaactgaaggggtatcaacactgacatctctcacataagctaaatatacGTCACACCTCTgctcaaccatatgctgagcttaagaaaagaaataactctactgggagtatgatctaaagcacccctccactcaacacgcggtacacctagcatatcCAGattcacagttttggcgtgacaatcatgaatagcataatggggcgacaaccagtccatgcccaagataatatcaaaatctaccatgctgagcaacaataaattggctatggtctcaaaaccactaagagcaaccaaacacgaccgataaatgcggtccacaacaagagaatctcccataggagtagaaacataaagtGGGGAATTAAAAGAATCCCAaggtacacccaaatacggagcaaaataagaagacacataagagtaagtggagcctggatcgaatagaaccgatgcatctccatgacaaaccagtataatacctgtgatgatcgaatcagaggcaacaacctcaatACGGGcatgaagggcatagtatcgggcttggcctccccctttagggcgacctctacctccacgacctccacctctggctggctgagcaggtggggtagcaactggagctgtaaccatagcctaagaacttTGCGGGgcgcgctgtggctgagaagtctgtgaagGCGCACTTCttccaagtctagggcaatccctcaccacatggcgtatgttaccacactcaaaacaagctctgagaGGACGTAGTGGCTGTGACTGGTTCGAGCCAGGTCTGATGGactaacctctgaaagcaccccgcgcaggaggcgcgctagataccaaaggtgcataataaggctcctgagatctaggaggagctggaataccactagctgctagaagagctgaaaGACATGGCGACTCATATTACCCCTACCATGACGGCCTGCAGCTAGGGCACatgcaccagaataatggcctgactctcgagacctcttggcctccctctcctctctctccctagcatgcataccctcaatcctcctagcaatgctcaccacctgctgataagataTATTCATCTCTAACTCATGAGCTACGCTATACCTGATGCTgagaataaggccctcaataaaatggcacaccctctcacgaacagtagaaaccaaggctggggcatgtctagccaagctagtgtaacggacaacatactctgagacaaTCATGACACCCTAGTGCAAgtgctcaaactctacgcgccatgcgtccctgaggctttgaggaacatactctcttaggaacagaTCTGTAAACTaagtccaagttagtgaagcagcctcatccgggttgtctaactcataggtgcgctaccactcataggcggctccacgaagctggaaagtagtgaatgaaaccccactcgatcctgatatacctatGGTATGGAGAATACgataacactcatctagaaatcccagagcatcatctgatgctagaccattAAATACAGAAggtttgtacttcttgaacctatcaagcctcaactgctcatcctcaaaAACCGCTACCCTGTCCTCGGGCGGATCTCAGACTGCAgactgtacaggaataatctcaaggaaTTACTCAACATGtactcactgctcaggagtgcgggcggtaggagtctgtgctcctcccccggcctgagatgtagctgcagcaaagggaagcaaccctacctgatccaaagtggtgtacatgctcatgaactattcCACAGTCTTctaaagtgctggagtagtagtagcagtagacgtatcaggtgcctggattCCGGTTGGAattgctggtggtacctcggtggtagctcgcgcaggtgcCCTGGCAGCACCATGTGtgcgtccttggcctctaccccggccccgacctctgatgGCTGCAGTAAGAGGCGCGGGTGCCTGATTATCTCGGTTAACGCGTGTCCTCACTacctatgagagaatagaagacaaaagtttaaaattgtgacatcaaatctcgcatgacaaggaaatcaaatgaattAGAAATTTTCATAACGGTTATGTAGCCTCtggtagataagtacaaacatctccataccgatcagcgagactctaataaattggcttgtgattcatgactcctatgaacctagagctctaatgccaacttgtcacgaccctggttcgcctctgtgaaccatcgtgacggcacctagtctctacgactaggtaagcctaaattgcggaagataaaccaatttgtggaagaaaaataatttaaaacaaaaatggagtaataaaacagcgtttaaacgtgccactcggcatacacagtATTAattctcaaaaactaatacattttcccaaaacccggatggaatcacaagctacgaatataataaaaatgctctaactccggactgtctacatcaacagaagaaaatagaagggctattactacaagatagaatggaaagggactcctcggtctgtggacgcgacagatatacctcgaagtctctggagaagtcgtcgcctcaagggtgataggactgagttaaagtacctggatctgcacatgaaaaacatgcgcagaaagggcatgagtataccacaacggtactcaataagtgtcaagcctaacctcggtcgggtagtgatgaggaaggtcagggccctactgagataaaataaaaatatatggtATGACAttataagataagcagtatagTTGAAAGCTAGTAATAAGAATTTAATATAGGAAAACGAGGAATTtgataactgaaacagaggcaaaaacaatcacaaggaaataatcggggatctctcagtatcccgaggatctcttagtaccctcaatatatgctagggatctcttagtatcccgagaatctctcagtatcctcaatatattccagtgatctcttggtatcccgaggatatctcggtaccctcaatatatgctagggatctcttggtatcccgaggatctctcggtatcctcaatatatgctagggatctcttggtatcctctatatacgtgctagggatctctcggtatcccgcacctcaactcaaatcataaatacgtgtagggtatctcccgggatgccatcccatagtcccaaagtaaaacacgcaacaacacaaggaatactcatttaagctcaatttcgtaccaagtaaacaggtaattccaacctaacatgcttcacataatacaattaaggcggtttaagcaagtaagcaattaagtcagtcaaacatgcttttctaggctaacaacatgcttaaattgcaagtagtataagacatgaaaaaggaacacaattaaaattacttaaagggaaccggattttcaacaattagctcaattacgtactcgtcacctcacgtacaaggcatttcaattatcaaatataccaaatcctaaagggaaggtcccccacacaaggttaggcaagccacttacctcgtactggctcaaaatcaatccgaaaccacgctcttgccacgagtactcgactccaaatggctcaaatctattcaattcaattgcataatgtaaataacacttcaagtaactgattctacaattaaattctaagctaatactcgaaattaggtaaaatgactaaaatgcccccgggcccacatgtcGGAATCAAGTATAATTTAGATTTCCAGAAAcctcacactctcatgagttcagtcatactaaaagtaccaaaatcggacctcaaatagtccctcaaatcatcactcaaaggtctctaattaatcaagccctaGCCCCCAAATTACTACTATTTTCCTCaattttcatgcttataatgataaaaatcactccattaacgagtttagggaccaaagaccataccccaatgaactcctctgaaaatccctcttgaaaaatgctccccaagcttcttcccatttgaaaagaggtaaaaaatagctaaatttcgcgaaggcaagtatttatatgtttctgcctaGCGATTACAACATCTGCAGTGAAGGGAGCGCACCCGCAGTCCCACACCTGCAGAAGAATGCATCGCAGGTGCAAAAAGTCACTTAACGGGCTGGATCCGCATCTCTGTtcgcttggccgcatctgcggcaccgCATTTGCGAAAACCTAGCCGCACCTGCGGATCCTGGAGCTCTGGGCCAATCTCGCTTCTGCGGCCACATAGCTGTTTCTGCGGCATCATACCTatggtcccacactcgcaggtgcggttatgacagaaaaccagcaactgaagctgcaactcccaactccaaaatccttccgtcaaccatccgaaatcatcccgaggcccccaggacctcaaccaaaggcaccaataagtctaataccactgtctaAACTTATaaaaatccttaaaacacctaaaacaacatcgaaacgacgaatcaaccacggattcaagccaaaaaattccaaaattctaaaaataccctttcgatcaaaaagtctaccaaacctcgtccgaatgacctgaaattttgcacacacgtcacattcaacactacggagctactctaacttctggaattccattttgaccctcggatcaaaatctcactatcgaatcaaaaatttcaaaatttgacctttcggcatttcatgcctaaattagctacggacctccaaaataccatCCGATCATGCCCCTACGcccgaaattacccaacggagctaacagaattaTCAGAATCCCATTCCGatgccgtcttcacactattctgacTATGGTCAAcgttccaacacttaagctctcatttagggactaagtgtcccaaaactctctgaaactcgaaaccaaacatcccagcaaatcaaaatagcagaaataaacacgggaaaagtagttaataagggatcggggcattaattttTAAGACGACCGACCAGGTCGGCAGaagccccatacatcatggccggtctaaccaccgctttatagaacttacctttgagtatcgttgGCCttctcttgtcacacaagactccagatgctaacctctacttcatccatcctaccccaatacggtgtgtgacatcctcgtcgatctcccctcccccGTGGATAACTgaaccaaggtacttgaagctgcctctacttgGGATAACCTATGACTTTAGCCTCACATCCACATCCATTTCCCCCGACCCAACGCTGAACTTACACTAAAGGTATTCCATCTTCGTTATGCttagcttgaaacccttagactcaagatTATGTCTCCAAACTTCCAATCTCTTGTTAATACCGGCTCGTGACTCATCAATCAAAACTATGTCatcggcaaatagcatgcaccattgCACCTCTCCTTGAATATGGGTTGTTATCGCATCCATCACCAGAGCGAATAAGAACAGACTGAGcgcagagccttggtgtaaccccatttcaACTAGAAAATGCTCAGAGTCCCCTCCTATTGTCCTAACCTGAGTCTTAGCCCCGTTATACATGTCCTTAATTGCCATAACATAAGGAACCGACATACCTTTTGCCTCCAAGCATCTCTAGAGAACTTCTCTATGAACCTTGTCATACgatttctctaggtcaataaataCTATGTTCAgatccttctttctctctctgtacagttccaccaacctcctaacaaggtgtatagcttctgtggtagaacgatccagcatgaacccgaactggttatcAGATACAAACACTGTCATCCTCACCCTCGCttcaaccaccctctcccatactttcatggtatgactcaataatttgatacccctataattgttacaactctggatatcacctttgttcttatacaatggaaccaccgtactccacctccactcatccggcatcctcttcgccttaaaaataacattaaataacCCAGTCAACCACTCCACATCTGCTCTCCCTACACACTTTTAAAATTCTACCAGAATCTCGTCTGGCCCGGTCGctctgcccctactcatcttacgcatagcccccACGACCTCCTCGACACGCCTGCAGTGCCTGAAGTCATGGTGACTCTCGGAATGCTTCAATTCGCCTAGCACAGTATCACAATCCTTTTtttcattcagaagtttatgaaagtaagtcTGCCATCTCCCCTAAATCTAGGCATCTTCCACTGGTACTCTACCATCTTCGTCCTTAATGCATATCACTTGGTCCAAATCTTGAGCCTTCCTCTCTATCAACTTGGccagtcggaataacttcttctccccgccttttcCCCCAGTTCCTCGTACATACGACCATAAGCTGCATTCTTAGCCTCTGTGACCGACAATTTagcttccttcctagctaccttatatctctccATGCACGCTCGCCTCTCCTCCTCACCTATGCTCTCCACTAACTTTAGGTATGccgccttcttcgcttccactctGCCTTAGACCAATTCATTCCatcaccaatctcctttgtgccCACCAGAGACACCGGTTGAGACCCTTAACACCTCTCTCGCAGATTCCCTTATACAGTCTGTTGTCACTGACTACATAGTGTTCGCGTCCCCACTactcctccaagctcccatagcCGACAACCGACACTCCAACTCTTgggctttatccttagtcaaggctCCCCACCTGATTCTTGGTTTTCCTCGAGCAGACATTTTCCTCAACTTAAACCTAATACCAATGTCTAGCACCAACAGTCTATGCTGCGTCACGAGTGTCTCACTCGGAATCACCTTGCAGTCCTTGCATAACCCACTATCAcacctcctgaggaggagatagtcaatctgagtcttcgctaccgcattttgaaaagtaaccaaatgctcttTCCTCTTCAGAAAGTTAGATTTTGCAATCACCAACCCAAAAACCTTAGCGAAGTCCAACAGCAAGGTACCTCCTCCGTTCCTCTCCCCAAAACCAAACCCTCCATGCACCTCGTCATAGCCATCTGCAGTCTCCCCAATATGACCAttaaaatctcctcctatgaacaGATTCTCAGTAGGCGGAACCTAACACACAATCTCATCTAACCCCTTCCAGAAATGTCATTTAACCTCCTCATCTAGGCCCCACGCGGCGCATAGGCGCTAATGATGTTCAGGGTGTACTCTACAACCACCAACTTAATAACCATCAATCTATCATTCACTCGTGTAACCTCAACCACAGACTCTCCGAGTTCCCTATCCACtaagatacccactccattcttacctctCTGGACTCTTGAGTACCAAAGTTTATACCCGTCCTCATCTTTCACCCTCGACCCTACCTACCTAGTCTCCTAGACACACGCTATATTGACCCTCCTCTTCTGGATAatcttcgccaactctatagacttacttGTCAATGTGCCTACATTCCTTGACCCGATTCTTAACCTATAGACACCCATGTTTCCTTTACCTCCCTTGTCtcccgacccaccccctgaccCCTACCCTACCTCTTGCCCCACCCCCCGCTCCCCCCGAGGACATGACCTCACTCGACCATCCCAGACCACAACCACTATACCTACGGTAGACTAAGGGAAAATCACTAACACACACAAGGCAACAGATCAAGCTAGACAAAGACAGGCTGCAACTATAAGAGCACTAATATTGTGAATAAACTAATAGAAACTAAGATTGCAATAATTTAACTAACACaataaaggggaaaagaaaaataggaggtaccaactcccgcaAGTATAACCTGGAAATTGTCTTGGTATATATGACGATGTTGCGTCCACCTAGCACGTTCGCGTCCCACTTTTGCCGCCCCTCATTGGCCCTTGCCGGGGTTGTTTCTTATATTTGCACACGCACGTTCCGCTCACCGCTAATAGCCATAGTCCCTAACCTGAAACACGTACAAAATACCACGAAGACAAACAAAGGAGGGGTTGTCACCGCTACCACTAGTGAGGCCCCACCAGTAGCAAAGAAGCGCAAAAAGGTTGTAATAAAAccttaaattaattttttttaaaataaattaaataataaataaataaaaaatagtcaaaaaaaagaaccctaaaaaatacaacaaaatcagaaaaataaatcaacaacaatgtatataacaataaataaaagaatCCAAATAAACAATTGCTAAATACCGAGCAAAGCTAGGTGAATTTTTCCGGGGAGTGGTCAATTGGACAGAATAATCACAGATTCAAGCATAATCACCAAATAATAGTAAAAACTCATAACAGTAAACTCAACAAGTTATATGAATCAACGATCAACAAAAACACAAaaaagcacaaaataactttttataattacttgCACTGATCACACAATTTCAGACTCACAGTGAAACCCAAAATTCAATCCTTTTTATCTAACCCAAAACAGAACCACAGTAGAGCAGCAAAAATACAGCTCTAGTAAGGGAGTGAGGAAgggggaaagaagaagaaagaggagagAAAGGAAGGGAGGAGTGAGAGATGGGGAGGAGGTGGGAGGGGGGCTTACCTGCTGGTGGGGGTGTTCGGCGACGTGGGGTGGTCGCTGATGTTCAGTGGGGTGGGGTGGTATGGTTTTGACCGTTGGGCATGGGGAGGGAGCGTTTGGCAGAGAGAGCGTTTGAACTATACTGGTTTGACAATTAGTAGCAGCAAAAAATTTTTACCCCAGCGAAGTGTGTGGTCTGATTAACGAAACAAAAAAAGAGGAGAGTAAACCAAGATCGAAGAGATTTAAATTTATAGTGTATCTATGGATGAGAATTCGATGAAAAAATATAATTAAGAGAAATTTAATAGTTAATTAGAGATTTATTAGTGTATTAAATAATGAATAAGGAAAAAAATGTGAATAGACAAAAAGAAACGAAAAtattaaaaaatcaaaatttagaTACTTTCTAACGTGGCTCTAACGTGGCGCTGATAAGGCAATGATGTTGCGCGTGTGTAAAGCGCATCACATTGTGAGACTGGTATCATAGTGTTAGAGTGTTATTTAATTCACTCCGAACAAGAATAGGGGTAAAAGAACACATGTTTAGTTTAAGTgctcaaaataattttttgaataAGTTTAATGGGGtctttatgtattttgcctttttATTTTCTACACACATATAAATCGAATCAAATTTGTGTCTTCGCCATTGAGCTGATGGTAAATATGAAAAGGCATGGTTTCATTATATCAATGATTAATTTTACGGAAAAGAGCTAAAAATGTCGTTCAACTATTTGAAATAGTTCAAAAATACCCTCTTGAGCTAAATCGATACGATTAATTTGATTTGGTAAATGAAAAAGGCCAAAAAAAAATCAACCTATGCACATTCCGCATTGGTGCTAATATATATTGTGCTTGCAGACATCATCATTGATTTGTTGAAAGCATGTGAAATTGTGGGGTTTGAGAAAATGAGATACGTTCATTGAAAGGGATGTCTAATAGCTACTAAACCTCTTTCTTATGCATACCGTTGGTGTCAATTGTCAACTATTATGATAATTATGAATATTGGTAAATTTGGACCAACCGTGCATATAGAAACAAAAATCACTTATGTCCAACTTCTCCTATAAAACATCAATATGGTTGGTTCAATTATGAGGAAGCAAATTAGACTAGTCCCTACATCTAAAAAAAGAAGTTACTAGTGTTATTTAGAGAGTTAAATAACTATTATATCTTTTTCAAGCATTTTTACATAATTTAACTATATAGTAAAAGTAATTTTGATTCGGTTTCTAATTATGTAAATGTTATATAGTAGTAACACAATTAAGATATCAAAGTCCAAATTCAACAAAAGAATTTGGGGAAATTAACTCTGTCATATGCAACAAACTAACAATCTTCTTATTCGAGAATTTACGAAGAATTCTAAGGGACTTTAGGATCCTAGTATTTATGATTTGTTCCAACTGTTAACGAGGACTATTATTATATTTGTAAGAACATAAAACTCTCCAATTTTTTTAGCTCTCGGTTGTTTCTCGAGTATACTTCTTGAATAACTAACTTAGTAAGATTCAACTCTATATCTAAAGGAGAGCACTTACACAATTCACTTTGAGTATATGGAAGTCTGCGAGTAGGAATTACTTAGGGAATATCACGGTTTTTCACCGAGGGATGGATCAAAGCGATTGCTGTGAAAAATTGACCTGAAACGAAGCACTTCATCTATAGACACTGTACAAAGAATAGAATATGAACCTAATCGTTCTTCTCGAATCGTTCTAATGCGATGGACCGAGAGGGTCAGACTCTATATATCATCAGTAATAAAACGAACCATCAAACGTGTCTG contains:
- the LOC138886173 gene encoding uncharacterized protein — its product is MRTGINFGTQESREVPPTENLFIGGDFNGHIGETADGYDEVHGGFGFGERNGGGTLLLDFAKVFGLVIAKSNFLKRKEHLVTFQNAVAKTQIDYLLLRRCDSGLCKDCKVIPSETLVTQHRLLVLDIGIRFKLRKMSARGKPRIRWGALTKDKAQELECRLSAMGAWRSSGDANTM